Proteins from a single region of Plasmodium brasilianum strain Bolivian I chromosome 13, whole genome shotgun sequence:
- a CDS encoding CPW-WPC family protein — protein sequence MKHNCAEGWSKSSISDECVSPPSYRGPFQCKKNYSHQCPNNWVPEDDTNCRPLATYEGTCLLSHDFSNMTDEQKEIWSNKCATDWPCKEKCKKDYSKLCPQEWTKNSNFCDGTCSAPIKYSGPCLPRASLHTLDKDMKESFEKLCKLDFPCLKECKIDNQDPCPKNWILKSDESGNPISCLPPDNYSGPCDEHSNFTGLNIDSKESIAYECDVQWPCAEETSNLINYEELCPENWTQSQKYCVAPQNYMGPCSKKKLFESFRKETKKAYAEECNIEWPLFKKSISKNFPKSSSTKTKFQALCP from the exons atgaa ACATAACTGTGCAGAAG gaTGGTCAAAATCGAGCATATCAGACGAATGCGTATCTCCCCCATCATATAGAGGACCCT TtcaatgtaaaaaaaattattctcaTCAGTGTCCCAACAACTGGGTACCAGAGGATGATACGAACTGCCGCCCACTTGCAACGTATGaag GAACATGTTTACTTTCTCACGACTTTTCAAACATGACCGATGagcaaaaagaaatatggAGCAACAAGTGTGCAACCGACTGGCCATGCAAA gaaaaatgcaaaaaggATTATTCCAAGCTTTGCCCCCAA gAGTGGACTAAAAATAGTAACTTCt GCGATGGGACTTGTTCTGCCCCCATAAAATATTCTGGGCCTTGTTTGCCGAGAGCGTCTCTACATACGCTTGATAAGGATATGAAA GAGTcctttgaaaaattatgcaaATTAGATTTTCCCTGTTTGAAGGAATGCAAAATAGATAACCAGGAC CCTTGTCCAAAAAATTGGATTCTGAAATCGGACGAATCGGGAAACCCCATCAGTTGCTTGCCGCCTGATAATTACTCAGGACCATGTGACGAACACTCCAATTTTACTG GCCTTAATATAGATTCAAAGGAAAGCATAGCGTATGAGTGCGACGTGCAGTGGCCTTGTGCTGAAG aaacttctaatttaattaattacgAGGAGCTTTGTCCGGAAAATTGGACACAGAGTCAAAAG TATTGCGTTGCCCCTCAGAATTATATGGGCCcatgttcaaaaaaaaaattatttgaatcGTTCAGGAAAGAAACAAAGAAAGCATACGCAGAAGAATGCAACA tTGAATGGCCCCTGTTTAAAAAGAGcatatcaaaaaattttccaaaaaGTTCAAGTACGAAAACAAAATTTCAAGCATTATGtccttaa